Proteins encoded together in one Triticum dicoccoides isolate Atlit2015 ecotype Zavitan chromosome 7B, WEW_v2.0, whole genome shotgun sequence window:
- the LOC119339871 gene encoding protein BUNDLE SHEATH DEFECTIVE 2, chloroplastic-like: protein MAATSGLTATVTSPPAALRTSPPPVLFLRPISRCSRLHSLKAKAAAKDQDEKKPEATKKKAYSLVCTACEGNGAIACTQCKGGGENLEDHFGGRFKAGGLCWLCRGKREILCGSCNGAGFLGGFMSTADDTSE from the exons ATGGCGGCCACCTCCGGCCTCACGGCCACCGTTACCTCCCCTCCGGCCGCCCTTAGAACCTCGCCTCCTCCCGTTCTCTTCCTCCGCCCCATCTCTCGCTGCTCCAGGCTCCATTCCCTCAAGGCCAAG GCAGCAGCAAAGGACCAGGACGAAAAGAAGCCCGAAGCTACCAAAAAGAAGGCATACAGTCTTGTTTGCACTGCCTGCGAAGGGAACG GCGCAATCGCATGCACCCAATGCAAGGGAGGTGGGGAGAATTTGGAAGACCATTTCGGTGGCCGATTCAAAGCTGGAGGATTATGCTGGCTTTGCAG AGGAAAGCGTGAAATTCTATGTGGGAGCTGCAATGGCGCTGGCTTCTTGGGTGGATTTATGAGCACTGCCGATGACACTTCCGAATGA
- the LOC119340865 gene encoding basic salivary proline-rich protein 2-like — protein sequence MRPRGRGDDPDDDEDYESSPQRSASGQDAEPEEPAPPPPQPARAPLSSLVVRPSPPPPPQDNGASSPSPSPARSPPSPVGDAQGRRRGSSLPRRRREFSSPDPRIRERRRSPPPPARXXXXXXXXXXRRRFSPPGYQPRPPRFYDEPQGYGMHAGPSPPRQRRLESSNFDDAIGPRYTHGYEGNGRGYARGGRGYEGGGRGYEGAGRGGARFRDVSPPYGRGGRSHGRGGYNGPGKEFILIDGEYVHRNDPNLSPREGDWICQNPSCGNLNFARRSHCNNCNKHRYESSRSPHRGYFDSPPRVPARPLGPPGDRAPPREMARYKPAPRDWGVGDPRSYPARSPPERVGRFPDPLQRERGFRGERELRDPVKFEWSAAEYKQRERPHGGLYLDRSRSPQGSWGSDMQDRSRSPAGNRPMKGAFLGRGRPDLEYAGSYVGRGRLDAGRGRGRGRGRVYRPGGDPYPGEGRDDRRAALHGRDDGRY from the exons ATGCGGCCGCGCGGCAGAGGAGACgaccctgacgacgacgaggactacgAGTCCTCCCCGCAGCGGAGCGCCTCGGGGCAGGATGCCGAGCCCGaagagcccgcgccgccgccgcctcagcctGCGCGCGCGCCCCTCAGCAGCCTAGTCGTCaggccttcgccgccgccgccgccgcaggatAACGGCGCGTCCTCCCCGTCCCCGTCCCCTGCCCGTTCGCCCCCCTCCCCCGTCGGCGACGCCCAGGGTCGCCGCCGCGGGTCCTCGCTCCCGCGTCGCCGTCGCGAGTTCTCGTCGCCGGACCCCCGGATCAGGGAGAGGCGCCGGTCGCCGCCGCCCCCTGCGAGG NNNNNNNNNNNNNNNNNNNNNNNNNNNNAGCGCCGCCGCTTCAGCCCACCCGGTTACCAGCCTCGGCCCCCACGATTCTACGACGAGCCGCAAG GATATGGCATGCATGCTGGACCATCACCTCCGCGCCAACGCAGATTAGAAAGCAGCAACTTTGATGACGCTATTGGTCCACGTTACACCCATGGCTATGAAGGGAATGGTAGAGGATATGCAAGGGGTGGTAGGGGATATGAAGGGGGTGGTAGGGGATATGAAGGGGCTGGCAGAGGAGGTGCAAGGTTCCGAGATGTTTCTCCACCATATGGAAGAGGAGGCAGGTCGCATGGGAGGGGGGGCTATAATGGTCCTGGCAAGGAGTTCATTCTAATTGATGGAGAATATGTTCACAGGAATGATCCAAATCTTTCACCAAGAGAAGGTGATTGGATATGCCAGAATCCGAG TTGTGGAAACCTCAACTTTGCTCGAAGAAGTCACTGTAACAACTGCAACAAACACCGCTATGAGTCTAGTCGCAGTCCTCACAGGGGTTACTTTGACTCTCCTCCACGAGTGCCTGCAAGGCCGCTTGGTCCACCAGGTGATCGTGCCCCTCCAAGAGAAATGGCCAGGTACAAGCCAGCACCCCGTGATTGGGGTGTGGGTGATCCTAGAAGTTATCCAGCTAGATCGCCTCCAGAACGTGTAGGACGATTTCCAGATCCGTTGCAGAGGGAAAGGGGTTTCCGTGGTGAACGTGAGTTGCGTGACCCTGTGAAGTTTGAGTGGTCTGCTGCGGAGTACAAGCAGAGGGAGCGTCCACATGGTGGGTTGTATCTTGACAGGAGCCGATCTCCTCAGGGGAGCTGGGGGAGTGATATGCAGGACAGAAGCAGATCTCCTGCAGGTAACAGACCAATGAAGGGCGCTTTCTTGGGCAGAGGTCGACCAGACCTAGAGTATGCTGGTTCATATGTAGGCCGAGGGCGGTTGGATGCTGGGCGTGGGCGTGGACGTGGGCGTGGCCGCGTTTACAGGCCAGGAGGTGATCCATACCCTGGCGAGGGTCGAGATGATCGGCGTGCTGCTCTTCATGGTAGGGATGATGGTCGGTACTAG